One Capsicum annuum cultivar UCD-10X-F1 chromosome 2, UCD10Xv1.1, whole genome shotgun sequence genomic window carries:
- the LOC107861217 gene encoding uncharacterized protein LOC107861217 produces MSCYGDPLVMVIEHLQCSMSKDLLCKFPDNSAFDFDYTQSSIWSPLVPRPLSPHRRLSYEDISLGCIGAANFKKVTAKIKRKLSNVVTENIRECHRLKKRKKKAFDFSRLPSSSSSAPTPRKGWAKVLKAASKHFKKRNNKKDSTGDVNFRKSLAHDNSLLRSSTYP; encoded by the exons ATGAGCTGCTATGGAGATCCATTAGTGATGGTCATTGAGCATCTACAGTGTTCCATGTCCAAAGATCTGCTCTGTAAATTTCCAGACAATTCAGCATTCGATTTTGACTATACCCAGAGTTCAATTTGGTCTCCTTTAGTACCACGACCGTTGTCGCCTCATAGAAGGCTGTCTTACGAGGATATCTCGCTAGGTTGCATTGGCGCagccaatttcaagaaagtgacGGCAAAAATCAAGAGGAAGTTGTCTAATGTTGTCACTGAGAATATTAGGGAATGTCACAGgttgaagaagagaaagaagaaagctTTTGATTTTAGTCGTCTaccatcttcatcttcatctgcTCCAACCCCACGAAAG GGGTGGGCTAAGGTACTGAAAGCGGCTTCGAAGCATTTCAAGAAGAGGAACAACAAAAAAGATTCCACAGGTGATGTTAATTTTCGCAAATCTCTAGCTCATGACAACAGCCTTTTGCGAAGTTCTACATATCCATAG
- the LOC124896270 gene encoding receptor-like protein EIX1: MERLQVCMLFLVMLHSIAVEFACNAQNGATNCSANDLEALVDFKNGLNDPENRLLSWQGRDCCKWRGIRCSNTAGSVIKIDLHNPFPVDSVDVTSFQWVTSLVSLKYLGMNQVGLSMVGSTWLEMLNQLPHLTEWHLSSCGLLSGSISYLTPVNFSSLAVIDLSFNSFKSMFPSWLVNISSLEYMDLSNSGFRGRIPLGSSEIPRLRYLNLALNKNLSANCLELFRGSWKQIEVFDLGSNNYKENCLDPSGI, from the exons ATGGAGAGGCTTCAAGTGTGTATGCTTTTTCTTGTCATGTTGCATTCAATAGCAGTAGAATTCGCTTGTAATGCCCAAAATGGTGCTACAAATTGTTCAGCAAATGATCTTGAGGCACTTGTTGATTTCAAGAATGGACTGAATGATCCTGAGAACCGGCTTTTGTCATGGCAAGGAAGAGACTGTTGTAAGTGGAGGGGAATAAGGTGCAGTAACACTGCTGGTTCTGTTATCAAAATAGACCTTCACAATCCATTTCCAGTCGATTCTGTTGATGTTACCAG TTTTCAGTGGGTAACTAGTCTTGTTTCCTTAAAATATCTTGGGATGAACCAAGTagggctctctatggtaggatcaACTTGGTTGGAAATGCTAAACCAGCTTCCGCATTTAACAGAGTGGCATCTTTCATCTTGTGGTTTGTTGTCTGGTTCCATTTCATATCTTACTCCTGTTAACTTCTCTTCATTAGCTGTTATCGATCTTAGTTTCAATAGTTTCAAATCAATGTTCCCGAGCTGGCTTGTAAATATCAGCAGTCTTGAATATATGGACTTGAGCAACTCTGGTTTTAGAGGCAGAATTCCACTGGGCAGCAGTGAGATTCCAAGGTTAAGATACTTGAACCTCGCACTAAACAAGAACCTTAGTGCCAATTGCCTTGAGCTATTTAGAGGAAGTTGGAAACAGATAGAAGTTTTCGATTTAGGTTCAAACAACTACAAGGAAAATTGCCTAGATCCATCGGGAATATGA
- the LOC107858163 gene encoding receptor-like protein EIX2, with product MEKCDSKRPLPSLRYLKLSNNGLVGKIPEWLGQLKNLQQLRLAFNFFEGPIPASLGKLPNLANLVLSRNQLNGTLPDSFGQLTELSILDVSSNFLTDWKSCHLGPSFPTWLKSQKELKFLDISNASISDSIPGWFWDISSSLSLLNFSFNQLNGELPNPFPAFPFADIDLSENLLKGTIPLLSAPFELLDLSNNKFQGHIPQNISEVMPDLIFLSLSGNEISGEIPATIGMTLFQVIDLSNNKLTGNVPSSIGKCSYLKALDLGNNNLSGSVPSSLGQLIQLQSLHLNDNKFSGGVPFSLKNLFSLETLDLGNNRLSGKFPAWISDGFQNLRILILRLRSNSFYGELPLGMSSLSSLQVLDLAENNLTVNVPTSIRDLNAMVQEQKMNEYLLYGKYRGIYYEESLVVNLKNQFQKYTKTLSLLTSIDLSRNSLLSQYIVKGDIGLPHNGISISILRSQSASSPVEDIAINFDSMVENNFNGGFPVELTKLHGLIVLNLSGNQISGQIPENISNLHQSASLDLSSNMLSGAIPSSMESMSYLSYLNFSNNNLSGMVPYKGQMTTFTASAFEGNPHLCGAPHFYYYAKMGTQTIEQH from the exons ATGGAGAAATGTGATTCCAAAAGGCCTTTGCCTAGTTTGAGGTACTTAAAGCTGAGTAACAATGGTCTTGTTGGTAAAATACCAGAATGGTTGGGTCAGTTGAAAAATCTTCAACAACTTAGATTAGCTTTCAACTTTTTTGAAGGACCTATACCAGCTTCTTTAGGAAAGCTTCCAAATTTGGCCAACTTGGTACTTTCAAGAAATCAGCTAAATGGCACTCTACCGGATAGTTTTGGACAGCTTACTGAATTGTCTATTCTTGATGTTTCCTCTAATTTCCTCACAG ATTGGAAATCTTGCCATTTAGGTCCTTCTTTTCCTACTTGGCTCAAGTCTCAAAAAGAGCTCAAGTTCctagatatttcaaatgcaaGTATCTCAGATTCCATTCCAGGCTGGTTTTGGGACATTTCTTCTAGTTTATCCCTGCTGAATTTCTCTTTTAATCAGTTAAATGGTGAATTACCAAATCCATTTCCAGCATTTCCCTTTGCAGATATAGATTTGAGTGAAAACCTATTAAAAGGAACCATTCCATTACTTAGTGCCCCATTTGAATTGCTTGATCTATCAAACAATAAGTTTCAAGGTCACATTCCTCAGAATATATCTGAAGTCATGCCAGACTTGATATTTCTGTCTCTTTCGGGTAACGAAATTTCCGGTGAAATACCAGCTACTATTGGAATGACCCTTTTTCAAGTCATTGATCTATCAAACAATAAACTAACAGGAAATGTCCCTTCAAGCATAGGGAAGTGTTCTTACTTGAAAGCTTTAGACCTTGGGAACAATAATCTATCTGGCTCAGTTCCAAGTTCTTTGGGCCAATTAATCCAGCTTCAGTCAttgcacttaaatgacaacaaaTTCTCTGGAGGGGTCcccttttctttgaaaaatttatttagttTGGAGACACTTGATCTAGGCAACAACAGGCTATCCGGAAAGTTCCCCGCATGGATCTCTGATGGTTTTCAAAACCTTAGAATCCTAATCCTCAGATTAAGGTCAAATTCATTTTACGGAGAGCTTCCTTTAGGAATGTCAAGTCTGAGCTCATTGCAGGTCCTTGATCTTGCAGAAAACAACTTAACTGTCAACGTTCCAACAAGCATAAGAGACCTAAACGCAATGGTACAAGAGCAAAAGATGAATGAGTATCTGTTATATGGGAAGTATAGAGGGATTTACTATGAAGAAAGCTTGGTAGTAAATTTGAAAAACCAGTTCCAAAAGTACACCAAGACTCTATCACTTCTTACCTCAATAGACTTGTCTAGAAact CTTTATTATCACAATATATAGTCAAAGGTGATATTGGCTTACCCCATAATGGAATATCTATCAGCATACTTCGCAGCCAATCAGCTTCTTCTCCAGTAGAAGACATAGCGATAAATTTTGACTCCATGGTTGA AAACAACTTCAATGGAGGTTTTCCTGTAGAATTGACGAAGTTGCATGGCCTCATAGTTTTGAACTTGTCTGGAAACCAAATCAGTGGACAAATTCCAGAAAACATTTCAAACTTACATCAGTCGGCATCGCTTGATCTCTCGAGTAATATGCTTTCAGGTGCCATCCCATCAAGCATGGAATCAATGTCATACCTGAGCTATCTTAACTTCTCAAACAACAATTTATCTGGTATGGTTCCTTATAAGGGGCAGATGACAACTTTTACGGCGTCTGCATTTGAGGGGAATCCCCATCTTTGTGGAGCTCCCCACTTCTATTATTATGCCAAAATGGGAACTCAGACAATAGAACAACACTAG